The Fluviicola sp. genome contains a region encoding:
- a CDS encoding succinate dehydrogenase cytochrome b subunit: protein MSKSGIFTSSLAKKYWVALTGLFLITFLIGHLLGNLQLITKTGEEGRRAFNEYAYFMGHNIFIKILAYVTYFSILAHACIGLYLAVQNKKARPQNYAYNRPGTNSSTASRYMAILGTIILVFIVTHMANFWWSQKITETVPLHTKIVDRSEKQQNPVTGQTTVSNIRINYLLTTKGEYIPYTIKEMNQGIYFNPQTGQAVAGKDTALFDVKEVSHLYDKQTGLQVGEGYKDLHTVVMNFFGQSQQGQPTNKLALVAVILYVVSMFVLMFHLWHGFASAFQSLGLNHRKYNGLILFVGRAFSIVVPFLFAIIPVVIYLRR, encoded by the coding sequence ATGAGTAAATCTGGAATATTTACGTCCTCATTAGCAAAGAAGTATTGGGTGGCTCTCACGGGGCTTTTCCTGATCACCTTTCTTATCGGACACTTGCTGGGAAATTTGCAGCTAATTACAAAAACGGGAGAGGAAGGAAGACGTGCTTTCAATGAGTATGCTTACTTCATGGGCCACAACATCTTTATCAAGATCCTGGCTTATGTCACTTACTTCTCCATTTTGGCGCATGCCTGCATCGGATTGTACCTGGCGGTTCAAAACAAAAAAGCTCGTCCGCAAAACTATGCTTATAACCGTCCCGGAACAAACTCCAGCACAGCTTCCCGCTACATGGCGATTTTGGGTACGATCATTTTAGTGTTCATTGTCACGCACATGGCGAATTTCTGGTGGTCCCAAAAGATCACTGAAACGGTTCCGTTACATACCAAAATTGTTGACCGATCGGAAAAACAGCAAAATCCGGTGACCGGACAAACTACGGTATCCAATATCCGCATCAACTATTTGCTTACGACAAAAGGTGAGTACATTCCTTACACCATCAAAGAAATGAATCAGGGTATTTATTTCAATCCTCAAACAGGACAAGCAGTTGCAGGAAAAGACACAGCACTTTTCGATGTGAAAGAAGTGTCTCACCTATACGACAAACAAACCGGTTTGCAGGTGGGTGAAGGCTACAAAGATCTGCACACGGTGGTTATGAACTTCTTCGGGCAATCCCAGCAGGGACAGCCTACCAACAAACTGGCTTTGGTTGCAGTTATTCTATACGTGGTTTCCATGTTTGTTTTAATGTTCCATTTGTGGCATGGTTTCGCTTCTGCATTCCAGTCATTGGGACTAAACCACCGAAAATACAACGGATTGATCTTATTTGTGGGAAGAGCATTCTCGATCGTAGTTCCGTTCTTATTTGCGATTATTCCAGTTGTTATTTATTTAAGAAGATAA